From a single Nicotiana tomentosiformis chromosome 2, ASM39032v3, whole genome shotgun sequence genomic region:
- the LOC104095501 gene encoding uncharacterized protein — MSTPDNYSEAIQQEKIAKMELEKWSMVEESILKQKSSVQWLKLGDSNTTYFYACMKNRQTQNHISKLINSAGQIIHNVDEVKEKILKFYKGLLGTAAPQLPAVVNIVQLGNADDLLLFCKGDLQSVKVLHKKFQAFSAASGLIENASKSCVYFGGVCSMTQQHIMDMLGFSKGDLPFRYLGVPLSTKRLTVIQCEPLIEKMLGRINSWTTKFLSYAGRAMLVKSVLFSIQIFWDQVFIMPKKIIQFIEAICRRFLWTGVAEPTKKALIARDKMCTPKVAGGLNFINVELWNKAAIASSYGIYAQRRRNCG, encoded by the exons ATGAGTACCCCAGACAATTATTCAGAGGCTATCCAACAGGAGAAGATAGCCAAAATGGAACTGGAAAAATGGTCGATGGTAGAAGAGAGCATATTAAAACAAAAGTCGAGCGTACAATGGCTTAAACTAGGAGATTCAAATACTACATACTTCTATGCTTGCATGAAAAACAGGCAGACACAAAATCATATTAGCAAGTTGATCAACAGTGCAGGGCAAATAATACATAATGTGGATGAAGTGAAAGAGAAAATATTAAAGTTCTACAAAGGATTGCTGGGCACTGCAGCACCTCAACTACCTGCAGTG GTCAACATAGTACAATTAGGAAATGCTGATGATCTCCTCCTATTTTGCAAAGGAGACCTGCAATCAGTGAAGGTTCTCCACAAAAAATTCCAGGCTTTCTCTGCAGCTTCAGGGCTAATAGAAAATGCTAGCAAGAGTTGTGTTTATTTTGGTGGTGTTTGTAGCATGACTCAGCAACACATTATGGATATGTTGGGGTTCTCTAAAGGGGATCTACCCTTTAGGTACCTGGGAGTACCACTGAGCACAAAAAGATTAACAGTTATCCAGTGTGAACCCTTGATAGAGAAGATGTTAGGAAGAATCAATAGCTGGACAACAAAGTTTTTGTCATATGCTGGAAGAGCAATGCTAGTTAAGAGTGTATTATTCTCTATCCAAATATTCTGGGACCAAGTGTTCATCATGCCTAAGAAAATCATTCAGTTCATAGAGGCAATTTGTAGGAGATTTTTGTGGACTGGTGTTGCTGAGCCTACAAAGAAGGCACTGATTGCTCGGGACAAGATGTGCACCCCAAAGGTGGCAGGTGGGTTGAACTTCATTAATGTGGAACTATGGAATAAAGCAGCCATTGCAAGCTCTTATGGAATATATGCACAAAGGAGGAGAAATTGTGGGTAA